The Bemisia tabaci chromosome 8, PGI_BMITA_v3 genome has a segment encoding these proteins:
- the LOC109034670 gene encoding RING-type E3 ubiquitin-protein ligase PPIL2 produces MGKRQHQKDKMYITYSEWTTLYGGKKEGPEVSNFRRLPFNHCCVSLQPYENPYCDKDGNVFEYLAVLRYIKKFKHNPVTGKPLDAKSLLKLNFHKNAAGDCHCPVLYKPLTKHSHIVAIATTGNVFSHEAIEQLNIKTKNWKDLLTDEPFQRKDIITIQDPSNLAKFNLETFHHLKNNLRVETEEELEDKGNPEARLKTVSKETRDILDELNREYKAPEKVEEDKQVADKFNAAHYSTGKVAASFTSTALIPETKHEAAIIEEDDVRYQRVKKKGYVRIVTNFGPLNLELHCDKVPKACENFLILCQRGYYNNTKFHRSVRNFMIQGGDPLGTGLGGESAWGKPFPDEFKFNLTHSGRGVLAMANSGPNTNKSQFYITFRSCRHLDNKHTVFGKVVGGLDTLNNMEQIEVDNKDRPIEDIIIEKTQIFVNPYEEVDEQLAAEREEEIKKAKIERVKTPQLAAAPGQELKKFRDGVGKYINPNLTKVKRNDDSQPLEKKKKVDGYKFGSFSSW; encoded by the exons ATGGGAAAGAGACAGCACCAGAAAGATAAAAT GTACATCACGTACAGTGAATGGACAACATtatatggtggaaagaaagaaggaccagaagtttcaaattttagacGTCTTCCTTTCAACCATTGTTGTGTATCCCTTCAACCCTACGAGAACCCATATTGTGACAAAGATGGAAATGTATTTGAATACTTAGCAGTACTTAGATACATCAAAAAATTTAAGCACAATCCAGTCACAGGAAAG CCACTCGATGCCAAATCTCTTTTGAAACTCAATTTTCACAAGAATGCTGCTGGTGATTGTCACTGTCCAGTTTTATATAAACCTCTCACAAAGCATAGTCATATCGTAGCCATTGCCACAACAGGGAATGTTTTCTCACACGAA GCTATTGAGCAATTGAACATAAagacaaaaaattggaaggatcTATTGACAGATGAGCCATTTCAGCGGAAAGATATAATCACCATCCAAGATCCTTCAAATTTAGCCAAATTTAACTTGGAGACTTTCCACCATCTGAAAAACAATCTGCGTGTAGAAACTGAAG AGGAACTCGAGGACAAAGGGAACCCTGAAGCTAGGCTGAAAACTGTATCAAAAGAAACGAGAGATATCCTTGATGAATTGAATCGGGAATATAAGGCACCGGAGAAAGTAGAAGAAGATAAGCAAGTGGCTGACAAATTCAATGCG gcGCATTACTCGACAGGCAAAGTTGCAGCCAGTTTCACATCGACAGCTTTAATTCCTGAAACAAAGCATGAGGCTGCAATCATTGAAGAAGATGATGTAAGATATCAGCGAGTTAAAAAGAAAG GTTATGTCCGTATCGTCACTAATTTTGGTCCCCTAAACTTAGAACTTCACTGTGATAAAGTACCTAAAGCAtgtgaaaattttttgatattaTGTCAAAGAGGTTATTATAACAACACCAAGTTTCACCGCTCAGTCCGGAATTTCATG ATTCAAGGGGGAGATCCTTTGGGGACCGGTCTTGGAGGAGAATCAGCCTGGGGAAAACCATTTCCTGATGAATTCAAATTCAACCTAACACACTCTGGTCGGGGAGTACTAGCCATGGCAAATTCTGGGCCCAATACCAACAAATCTCAATT CTATATAACTTTCCGTTCTTGCCGGCATCTAGACAACAAACACACAGTTTTCGGGAAAGTTGTTGGAGGCCTCGACACATTGAACAACATGGAACAAATTGAAGTAGATAACAAAGATAGACCAATCGAGGATATCATCATTGAAAAAACGCAGATTTTTGTCAATCCTTATGAAGAAGTTGATGAACAA CTAGCTGCAGAGCGTGAAGAAGAAATTAAGAAGGCGAAAATTGAACGAGTCAAAACACCTCAGTTAGCTGCAGCACCAGGTCAAGAGTTAAAGAAGTTCCGAGATGGAGTTGGAAAGTATATCAACCCAAACCTTACGAA AGTGAAGCGAAATGATGACAGTCAGCCtttagagaaaaagaagaaagtcgaTGGATACAAATTTGGCAGTTTCAGCAGCTGGTAA
- the Surf1 gene encoding surfeit locus protein 1, whose amino-acid sequence MWKFNCLSQCRRLLNASGSVSDREVVLKSKKELFIFRNQSTTPDSSSNFHGGPGRYQRSQRYQKRSTSVGDVALLIIPIGCFALGCWQVKRKKWKEDLLEKIEYQTTLVPVNLPEDLSNIQEWDYRPVRVKGTFDHSREVFLGPRSLLLNGAAVSQNTGLLSTQDANKTGYLVITPFKLSDRDVSILVNRGWVPSSKRDPRTRFAGQVEGEVELEGIVRTAERRAPFMKENRNPHLWTYRDIEKMAQVLQTSPIFIDAKVESSVPGGPIGGQTKVDLWNEHFTYILTWYSLAIGTGYAWYKNYLKKV is encoded by the exons ATGTGGAAATTCAACTGTTTATCACAATGTCGGAGATTATTGAACGCATCAGGTTCTGTGTCGGACCga gAGGTTGTCTTGAAGTCAAAGAAAGAACTATTCATCTTTCGTAATCAAAGTACTACTCCGGACTCCAGCAGTAATTTCCATGGAGGCCCCGGTCGATACCAAAGATCCCAAAGATACCAAAAACGTTCAACTTCAGTTGGTGATGTAGCATTACTG ATTATTCCAATCGGTTGTTTTGCTCTTGGATGCTGGCAAGTTAAAAGGAAGAAGTGGAAGGAAGaccttttagaaaaaattgagtacCAAACAACGTTAGTCCCTGTCAATTTACCAGAAGa TTTATCAAATATTCAGGAGTGGGATTACCGTCCTGTGAGGGTAAAAGGAACCTTTGACCATTCCAGAGAAGTTTTTCTAGGCCCAAGGTCATTGTTGCTGAATGGAGCAGCTGTTAGTCAAAATACAGGACTTCTCTCTACACAAGACGCAAACAAGACCGGTTATTTAGTTATAACGCCATTTAAACTTTCAGATAGAGA tgtGTCAATTCTTGTGAATCGAGGATGGGTGCCTTCCAGTAAAAGGGATCCACGAACAAGGTTTGCGGGTCAAGTTGAAGGAGAGGTCGAATTAGAAGGCATAGTAAGAACTGCTGAACGTAGAGCTCCATTCATGAAAGAGAATAGGAATCCCCACCTTTGGACCTACAG ggATATTGAAAAGATGGCTCAAGTCCTTCAAACCAGTCCTATTTTCATAGACGCAAAAGTAGAGAGCTCTGTGCCTGGTGGCCCAATTGGAGGTCAAACAAAAGTCGATTTATGGAATGAACATTTCACTTACATTCTTACATG GTATAGTTTGGCTATTGGAACCGGGTACGCATGGTACAAAAATTACCTTAAGAAGGTATGA